CGGGCAGCTGGACCAGCTCGGTCCGCGCGGCCTGAACGGCACGCCGTTCGTGGTCGCCGGCTACGGGACGCAGGAGGCGGTCAACGGCCCCGGCGGGCAGACCCACCCGGGCGGCGGGGTCCGGATGAAGGCGCCGGTCACCTTCGACGCGCTCAACAAGACGTGGGTGCGCCTGGCGATGACCGCGCCACAGGGCAACGGCGGCGCCTGCTACGGCGACTCGGGCGGGCCGAACTTCGCCACGATCGGCGGCACCCGGACGCTGGTGTCCACGACGATCACCGGTGACGCGCCCTGCTACGCCACCAACGTGACCTACCGCCTGGACACCCCGTCCGCGCGCACGTTCCTGGCGCCGTTCACCGCGCTGCCGTAGGCACGCGGTACTCGCTGTCCCTGCGGTCGGTGATGAACATGTGCCCAGGCGAGTGGGTGATCGCGAACGGCGGCTTCGACGCCATCAGCGCCGCCTGCGGGGTGACCCCGCACGCCCAGAACACCGGCACGTCACCGGGTTCCGCCTCGACCGGGTCACCGAAGTCGGGGCGGGCCAGGTCGGCGATCCCGAGCCCGGCGGGGTCGCCGACGTGCACCGGCGCGCCGTGCACCGCGGGCATCGCGCCGCTGATCGCGATCGCCTCGTCGACCCGGCCCGCCGGGATCGGGCGCATCGACACGACCATCGGTCCGTGCAGCCGCCCGGCCGGCCGGCACTCGCGGTTCGTCACGTACATCGACACGTTGCGGCCCTGCTCCAGGTGCCGCAGCGGGATCCCGGCGGCGAGCAGCCCGGTCTCGAACGTGAAGCTGCAGCCGATCGAAAACGCGACCAGGTTCTCCTGCCACAGCCCGCTGACGTCGTCGACCTCCTCGGCCAGCTCGCCGTGCCGCCACACGCGGTACCGCGGCAGGTCGCGGCTCAGGTCGGCGCCGGGGGCGAGCGTGGTCGCGGTGCTGCCCGGGTCGGTGACGTCGAGGACCGGACACGGCTGCGGGTTGCGCTGGCAGAACAGCAGCACGTCGTAGGCCCAGTCGCGTGGCACCGCGATCAGGTTGGTCTGCGTGAAACCGGTCGCCCACCCCGACGTCGGCGCCACGGTTCCGGCGCGGAACGCCGCCCGCGCCTGTTCCGGGGTCATGGTGGCTGGATCGTCTACCCTGGTCATACCTCCAGCTCAGCACATGAAGGCAAGCATGCGCATCACCGTGGCGGACGTGCCCGCGCTCGAACGGGGCGTCGCGCTGCTCGGGTCGGGCGGTGGCGGCGACACGATGACGGCCGCGGCGCTCCTGCGCCAGCACGTCACCCACGGGCGTGAACCCGACATCTCCGGCGCGCTGGATCCGAACACGCTGGTGATGCCGGTCGGGATCGTCGGCGCGACCGCCGCCTTCACCGAGAAACTGCCCAGCGGCGCGGAGTTCGCGACCGCGGTGTCGGCGATCGAGCGCTGGACCGGCGCCCGGGCCGGCGCGCTGGTGTCGATCGAGATCGGCGGGCTCAACGGGCTGATGCCGCTGGTCGCCGCCGTCGAGCTGGGCCTGCCGTGCGCCGACGCCGACCTGTCCGGCCGCGGGCTGCCGCGGCTGGACCAGCTCTCCATCGCCGCGACCGGCCGCGGGCTGGCCCCTGCCGCGCTCGCCGAGCCGGGCGGTCAGGTGCTGGTGCTGGCGGCCGGTTCGGACGAGTCGGTCGAACGCGGCGCCCGCGCGTTCCTGGCCAGCTCCGGCGGGTGGGCGGCGATGGCGTTCGCCCCGGTGCCCGCGGGTGAACTGCCGCGGTGCGCGGTGATGGGCAGCGTCACCGGCGCGCTGGAACTGGGCAGTCGGGTGCTCGCAGCCGGGGAGGGCCCGGAGCCGGACCGGCTCGCCGAGGCCTCCGGCGGGCGGGTGCTCGCGATGGGCCGCGTGCTCGAGGTGTCCCGGCACCCCGGTCCCGGGGCGCACGGCCGCGCCGGGTTCGGCCGCGGCAGCGCGACGCTGACCGACCACCGCACCGGGGCGCTGCTCCGGCTGGAGATGGAGAACGAGTACCTGCTGGCGCTGCGGGACGGCCATCCGGTGGCATCCACGCCGGACGTGCTGGCCGTGGTCGACCACCGCACCGGCGTTCCGGTGCCCTGCGACGGGATCCGCGCCGGGATCGAGGTCGACGTGCTGCAGCTCGCCGCGGCGCCGTTCTGGACCGATCCGCGACGGCTGCCGGTGCTGCAGCCGCGCGCGTACGGCATCGACTCGGATCCGGTGCTCGCATGATCCTGCGCCGCCTGCTGGCCCTCCCGTCGTGGGCCGGCGTCCGCGTCGCCGCGGGCGAATCCGGGTTGGACCGTCCACTGGAGACGGTGCGCGCCACCCTCGACGCCGGGGACAGCCCCGGCCCGGGCGAGCTGCTGGTGCTGGCCCGGGAACTGCGCGGCACGGACTGGCAGATCGACGCCCTGCTGCGGCGCGGGGCGGACAGCGGCGCGGCGGGCCTGCTCCTTCCGCAGGTCGAACCGCTGACCGCGACCAGGCTGCTGGCCGACCGGCTCGCGATGCCGCTGCTGGTGACGGCGGCCCGGCCGCTGGACCTGCTCGTCGACGCCCGCCTGATGCTCGCCGCGCCGGAACTGGACCGGGCGAACCTCGTGCTGGCGACGCACCGGGCGCTCGGCGAACGGCTGCGCTCGCCGGAGGAGGTGGTCACCGCGCTGCGCGGGTTGCTGCGGTCGCCGGTCGCGTTGCTGGACGACCGGGGTGAGCCGGTGGCCGGGGAACTGGCGTCGGCGGGGCGGATCCGGGTCGGCGAGCCGGTGCCACAGCGGGTGGACCTCGACGACGG
The window above is part of the Amycolatopsis thermoflava N1165 genome. Proteins encoded here:
- a CDS encoding putative hydro-lyase — encoded protein: MTPEQARAAFRAGTVAPTSGWATGFTQTNLIAVPRDWAYDVLLFCQRNPQPCPVLDVTDPGSTATTLAPGADLSRDLPRYRVWRHGELAEEVDDVSGLWQENLVAFSIGCSFTFETGLLAAGIPLRHLEQGRNVSMYVTNRECRPAGRLHGPMVVSMRPIPAGRVDEAIAISGAMPAVHGAPVHVGDPAGLGIADLARPDFGDPVEAEPGDVPVFWACGVTPQAALMASKPPFAITHSPGHMFITDRRDSEYRVPTAAR
- a CDS encoding DUF917 domain-containing protein, translating into MRITVADVPALERGVALLGSGGGGDTMTAAALLRQHVTHGREPDISGALDPNTLVMPVGIVGATAAFTEKLPSGAEFATAVSAIERWTGARAGALVSIEIGGLNGLMPLVAAVELGLPCADADLSGRGLPRLDQLSIAATGRGLAPAALAEPGGQVLVLAAGSDESVERGARAFLASSGGWAAMAFAPVPAGELPRCAVMGSVTGALELGSRVLAAGEGPEPDRLAEASGGRVLAMGRVLEVSRHPGPGAHGRAGFGRGSATLTDHRTGALLRLEMENEYLLALRDGHPVASTPDVLAVVDHRTGVPVPCDGIRAGIEVDVLQLAAAPFWTDPRRLPVLQPRAYGIDSDPVLA